The DNA segment CAGTGCCGTGCTGATCGTGGCCACGGACCCGGCCGTCTGGCAGGCGTGGGGGCAGGTCACCGTCCGTCCCGGGCTCTTTCTGGCGGCCGTGGGCCGGAGCGTCTACGTTGCCTTCGCGGCCCTCTTCGAGGGTGCCGCGGGAAGCCCCTACGCCCTCTCGGAGAGCCTGGTCACCTCCACACCCTACGTCTTCGCCGGCCTCGCGGTGGCCGTGGGCTTCCGGGCCGGCCTTTTCAACATCGGCGCGGAGGGGCAGCTGTACATCGGGGCGCTCGCTTCGGTCTTCGTGGGCTACGCGGTCCACGGCCTGCCGTGGTTTCTGCACCTGCCCATGGCCATCCTGGCGGGGGCCGCGGCTGGGGCGATCTGGGCCGCCGTTCCCGGATACCTGAGGGCCCGCACCGGCGCGCATGAGGTGGTCAACACCATCATGCTCAACTACGTGGCCTTCCGCCTGAGCGACTGGCTCCTCAACGGACCCATGAAGCGGCCCGGTCCGGGCGGGGTGCCGGGCTGGGTACCCATCAGCCCCGAGGTGCTGCCGAGCGCCTACCTGCCCCGGCTCTTCGCCGAGCCCCTGCGGCTCCACTGGGGGTTCATCCTGGCCATCCTCGTCGCGGTGGCCGCCTACTACCTGCTCTTCCGGACCACCTTCGGCTTCGAGATGCGGAGCGTCGGCGCCAACCCCAGCGCCGCCCGGGTGGCGGGCATGCGGGTGCCCCGGGTGTACGTGCTCACCATGGCCCTTTCCGGCGCCCTCGCAGCCATGGCGGGCGTCTCCCAGGTCCTGGGGGTGGATCGCTGGCTGGGGCAGGGCTTCTCGGCGGGCTACGGCTTCGACAGCATCGCCCTCGCACTCCTGGGGAAGAGCCACCCGGCGGGCGTGGTGGGGGCCGCGCTCCTCTTCGGGTTCCTCCGCAGCGGGGCGACCCGCATGCAATCGGTGGCGGACATCCCCATCGACATCATCACCATCGTGCAGGCGCTGGTCATCGTCTTCGTGGCCGCCGAGGCCCTCGTGCGCGGCATCTACCGGATGAAGCCCACCGGCGAGAAGGCGGAGGAGGTCTTCACCCGGGGGTGGCGCGGCACGTGAGCCCCAGGCGCGGCACCCGGTCGTCGGGCAGCGAACGCACGCCAGTCATGAGGATGAAGGTGGGACGGGCATGAGCCAGCTTCAACCGGCGGGGCCGGCCCCGGGGGATGCCCTGGGGGTCGCGGTTCCGAGCCTTGCACCCAGGAACTGGGCTCCCGTGGTGGTCTCGGGCCTGGTGGCCGCGGCCATCCTCCTGCTCTTCGCGCGGGTCGTCCCCTTCGGAGAGGTGGCCACCTTCCGGCTGACCGCCGGCCGGGCCAGCGCGGCCCCGCCGGTGGCCCCGCTGGTGGTGCCGGCGCGGGCCATGCTTCTCTTGCTGGCGGCCCTGGCCGCGGCGGCCGGCGCATGGGCGTACACACGCCCCGAGCGGGGCGGCCTCTCCACGGGCTTCTCCCTGGGGGCCTTCGTCATCGCGTTCTTGGTGTGGGCGGCGGCCGGGAAGAGCTTCAACCTGCTGGCCATGCTGCAGAGCACCCTGGTGCGGGCGGTGCCCATCACCCTCGCCGCGTTGAGCGGCGTCATGTGCGAGCGCTCGGGCGTGATCAACATCGCGATCGAGGGGATGATGCTCACCGCAGCCTTCACCGCCGTCGTCGCCGCGAGCGTCGCAGGGAGCCTCTGGATGGGGCTGACGGTGGGGCTCCTCACCGGCGCGCTGCTGGCCTGGGCCCACGCGGTGCTGGCCATCAAGTACCGGGTGGACCAGATCGTGAGCGGCACGGTGATCAACATCTTCGCGGTGGGCATCACCAGCTACCTGAGCGCCCGCTTCCTCCAGGTGCCCGAGTACGCCTGGATGAACAACTCGGGGACCTTCCCCGCGGTCCAGGTTCCGCTCCTCAACCGGATCCCCGTTCTGGGGCCGCTCTTCTTCGAGGGGAACCTCTTCTTCTTCCTCGCGCTGGCGCTCGTCATCGGTTTGCAGGTCGTGCTCTTCCGCACCCGGTTCGGGCTGAGGGTGCGATCGGTGGGGGAGCATCCCCGGGCGGCGGACACCCTGGGGATCGACGTGAACCGGGTGCGCTACGTGAGCGTCATCCTGGGCGGGATGCTGGCCGGGCTGGGCGGCGCCTACTTCACCATCGGGTCCGTGGGCCGCTTCGACGAGCAGATGACCGCCGGTCGCGGCTTCATCGGCCTGGCAGCCATGATCTTCGGCAAGTGGACCCCGGCCGGGGCCTTCGGCGCCTCCACCCTCTTCGGCTTCACCGACTCCCTGCAGACGCGCCTGCAGATCCTCGGGATCCCCATCCCCTCCGAGTTCCTCTTGATGGCCCCCTACCTGGTCACCATCGTGGTGCTGGCCGGGGTGGTGGGCCGGGCCTACCCGCCGGCGGCGGACGGCCAGCCATACGAGAAGTAGCGGGAGGAAGCGGGACGGCTCCGCGCGGCGCACCTGCGGCGTGCGTCCCCCAGGCGCTGCCCGGACCGTGCAGGTCCTGTGCAGGGCGGTAGACCCCACGCGCCGAACCTCTGCCGAAACGTTCACGGGAGCGTGGGCGGCATGGATGAGACATGGCGGCGCGGCGTGGGGGAAGAGATGCCCTTGCCGCCTGGCGGAGCACCCCCGATCCACCCGGGGTCTGGCGACGGGATGGGGGCCGTACGGGCAGCTGCGGCTGGGTCCAGGCATCTGATCCTCTTCGAAGGGGTGATCGAGGGATCTCCTCTCCTCCGGGCGCTGGCGGCGTTGCTCGGCGGGCTTGCAGAAGGCGAGAGAGCCGGGAGCCCGGAGGCCCATGGGGGATGGACCGGAGACCTCTGGGCGCTGGCAGCCGCGCTGGCCCGGCAGCTCCTCGATCCGGAAGCCTTCGGGCCCGTTCCTGGCAACGCCCCCGCCCGGTCCGACCCCGGGGCCATGTCCCCGTCACCCTGGCACGACCACCTGGTAGAGCGGCTCCTGGCGGACGACAACGCCTTCACCCGGGCCGCGGCGCGCGCGGACGGGCCGGAGCGCCTCACTCCCTCGCTCCAGGCTGCGGCGGTTCACGACCTGCGGGCCCTCCAGGCTCTGGCCGCGCTGCGCCCCTCCGACCTCGAAGCGGCGCTCCGGCATCGGGGGATTCCCTGGCCCGAAAGGGTGCTGGCGTGGAGTGCGGGGACCGGTTGCGTCACGGCAGCGGGCAGGAGAAGGCCGCGGCCAGACTTGGTCGCGCACCTCCGGCGGGTGCTGGCCGCAAGCGACGACTGGGGGAGATCGCTGCCTGAGCTGGCCGCCTACTGGCGCGCCGTGGGCGCCGGGGCGTTCGGCCAATACGTGGCGTTCCGGTGGGGCGCGCCGGTTGCCGACGGGAAGCCGGGCGCGGCCCTGCTCCCCGTGGCACACCCCGACCCCGTCCGCCTGGAGGACCTGGTGGGCTACGAAGTGCCCCGCCGGCAGGTGGTGGAGAACACCGAGCGCTTCGTCTCAGGCCGGCCAGCCCACCACCTGCTCCTGTACGGGCCCCGGGGCACCGGGAAGTCTGCCACCGTCAAGGCCCTCGGCCATGCCTTCGCTAGCCAAGGGCTCCGACTTGTAGAGCTCCCGCTCGCCCGGGTGCACGAGCTTCCCCAGCTCCTGGGCGTCGTC comes from the Limnochorda pilosa genome and includes:
- a CDS encoding ABC transporter permease; this translates as MSRNPKPDAGSQGSPQDPAPGRARSVAGALAEAAFSRSLVPLLAVFTGLVISAVLIVATDPAVWQAWGQVTVRPGLFLAAVGRSVYVAFAALFEGAAGSPYALSESLVTSTPYVFAGLAVAVGFRAGLFNIGAEGQLYIGALASVFVGYAVHGLPWFLHLPMAILAGAAAGAIWAAVPGYLRARTGAHEVVNTIMLNYVAFRLSDWLLNGPMKRPGPGGVPGWVPISPEVLPSAYLPRLFAEPLRLHWGFILAILVAVAAYYLLFRTTFGFEMRSVGANPSAARVAGMRVPRVYVLTMALSGALAAMAGVSQVLGVDRWLGQGFSAGYGFDSIALALLGKSHPAGVVGAALLFGFLRSGATRMQSVADIPIDIITIVQALVIVFVAAEALVRGIYRMKPTGEKAEEVFTRGWRGT
- a CDS encoding ABC transporter permease, producing the protein MSQLQPAGPAPGDALGVAVPSLAPRNWAPVVVSGLVAAAILLLFARVVPFGEVATFRLTAGRASAAPPVAPLVVPARAMLLLLAALAAAAGAWAYTRPERGGLSTGFSLGAFVIAFLVWAAAGKSFNLLAMLQSTLVRAVPITLAALSGVMCERSGVINIAIEGMMLTAAFTAVVAASVAGSLWMGLTVGLLTGALLAWAHAVLAIKYRVDQIVSGTVINIFAVGITSYLSARFLQVPEYAWMNNSGTFPAVQVPLLNRIPVLGPLFFEGNLFFFLALALVIGLQVVLFRTRFGLRVRSVGEHPRAADTLGIDVNRVRYVSVILGGMLAGLGGAYFTIGSVGRFDEQMTAGRGFIGLAAMIFGKWTPAGAFGASTLFGFTDSLQTRLQILGIPIPSEFLLMAPYLVTIVVLAGVVGRAYPPAADGQPYEK
- a CDS encoding ATP-binding protein, with product MDETWRRGVGEEMPLPPGGAPPIHPGSGDGMGAVRAAAAGSRHLILFEGVIEGSPLLRALAALLGGLAEGERAGSPEAHGGWTGDLWALAAALARQLLDPEAFGPVPGNAPARSDPGAMSPSPWHDHLVERLLADDNAFTRAAARADGPERLTPSLQAAAVHDLRALQALAALRPSDLEAALRHRGIPWPERVLAWSAGTGCVTAAGRRRPRPDLVAHLRRVLAASDDWGRSLPELAAYWRAVGAGAFGQYVAFRWGAPVADGKPGAALLPVAHPDPVRLEDLVGYEVPRRQVVENTERFVSGRPAHHLLLYGPRGTGKSATVKALGHAFASQGLRLVELPLARVHELPQLLGVVRRQPQRFVILLDDLSFEPGDPAVKELKVALEGTVEAWPVNVRLYATSNRRHVVREERDGPAFRVQDEIHEQISLADRFGVTVLFQAADQELYLRVVEGLLRQSGVRVVENGVPAGDQAAGNGPARTDPAGHMAPAGPTVDRRTLAREALQWALWNNERSPRTAAQFVQEWLGREGTPAAAAAAPSRLDTGTPGALR